The proteins below are encoded in one region of Paenarthrobacter ilicis:
- a CDS encoding glycosidase translates to MGANTAENTTLRLKAVLDILAEGVWSGATLNAGEVLAEATARVPFNDHESELLSGGIPRGHKTLTSASAKLVKAGWLVKGRSGWTIPEDGLRATVAFPDAATFAAALDAGTPVPAETPVPTAPPVNAQAKKAATKRAATKKVTAPELAATEVSEPKVAAAKVSAPKATAAKAKAAPAAKVPAAKAPAARKSPRKAATTPEATPAVESLPQPGAVAVAGDFNTVLGAPEDWAPQYDEAQMEFNPLVQVWTLTADLPAGHYTFKIALNRSWDENYGAFGARDGANHELNHDGGPVTITYSHQTRDIVIG, encoded by the coding sequence ATGGGCGCGAACACCGCGGAAAACACAACCCTTCGTTTGAAGGCTGTTCTGGACATCCTCGCCGAAGGCGTGTGGTCCGGGGCCACGTTGAATGCCGGTGAAGTGCTGGCAGAAGCCACGGCCCGCGTTCCCTTCAATGATCACGAGTCCGAACTCCTCAGCGGCGGGATCCCGCGCGGGCACAAAACCCTCACCTCGGCATCGGCCAAGCTGGTCAAAGCCGGCTGGCTGGTGAAGGGACGTTCAGGTTGGACCATCCCCGAGGACGGCCTCCGCGCCACGGTCGCCTTCCCGGATGCGGCAACGTTCGCGGCAGCACTCGACGCCGGAACTCCGGTACCGGCCGAGACTCCCGTTCCCACCGCCCCTCCGGTCAACGCCCAGGCCAAGAAGGCTGCCACCAAGCGGGCGGCCACCAAGAAGGTCACGGCTCCCGAACTCGCGGCAACCGAAGTGTCCGAGCCGAAGGTCGCCGCCGCCAAGGTGTCCGCACCGAAGGCCACTGCGGCAAAGGCGAAAGCTGCGCCGGCTGCCAAGGTGCCGGCTGCCAAGGCGCCGGCCGCCAGGAAGTCCCCGCGCAAGGCAGCGACCACGCCCGAGGCGACACCCGCCGTCGAGAGCTTGCCGCAGCCTGGCGCCGTGGCAGTGGCGGGCGATTTCAACACCGTCCTGGGCGCTCCCGAGGACTGGGCTCCCCAGTACGACGAAGCGCAGATGGAATTCAATCCGTTGGTCCAGGTGTGGACGCTGACGGCTGACCTGCCGGCCGGCCACTACACCTTCAAGATTGCGCTGAACCGCTCCTGGGATGAGAACTACGGCGCGTTCGGTGCCCGCGATGGTGCCAACCACGAGTTGAACCACGACGGCGGCCCCGTCACCATCACGTACAGCCACCAGACGCGGGACATCGTGATCGGCTAG
- a CDS encoding VOC family protein, whose translation MEQRLHFLTFATPDLDAARAFYKDGLGWDPAMDVPGEILFFQIAPGLMLGLFDAEKFDQDLGAAVPTAGVSGVTLSHNVGSAEEVARTIEALVAAGATVVKPAQAGAFGGIFHGHVRDPNGIVWEIAHNPGWTISDDGTVVFA comes from the coding sequence ATGGAACAGCGACTGCACTTCCTCACCTTCGCCACGCCGGACCTTGATGCCGCCCGTGCCTTCTACAAAGACGGGCTCGGCTGGGACCCGGCCATGGACGTTCCCGGTGAGATTCTCTTCTTCCAGATAGCTCCGGGGCTGATGCTCGGCCTGTTCGACGCCGAGAAGTTTGACCAGGATCTTGGCGCTGCCGTGCCAACTGCGGGCGTGAGCGGGGTGACGCTCTCGCACAACGTCGGCAGCGCAGAGGAAGTTGCCAGAACCATCGAGGCTTTGGTCGCGGCTGGCGCAACGGTGGTCAAGCCCGCCCAGGCCGGAGCTTTTGGCGGGATCTTCCACGGCCACGTCAGGGACCCCAACGGCATCGTCTGGGAAATCGCCCACAATCCCGGCTGGACCATCTCCGACGACGGCACGGTGGTTTTCGCATGA
- a CDS encoding adenosine deaminase → METFGEKTTTTAPPVAELHLHIEGTLQPELIFALAERNGIDLPYEDIEELREKYEFTDLQSFLDLYYANMAVLKTEQDFTDMTRAYLKRAAAGGVRHAEIMMDPQAHTSRGIALETCVNGVATALATSEEDFGVSTLLIAAFLRDMSEESAVEVLEQLIAMKAPIAGIGLDSAEVGNPPSKFERLYQRAGEAGLRRIAHAGEEGPASYITEALDILHVERIDHGIRCMEDSDVVQRLVVEQIPLTVCPLSNVRLRAVDTLADHPLPEMLAIGLNVSVNSDDPAYFGGYVDDNFEQLVDVLKFSVPEQATLAVNSIKSSFASDARKAVLLDEVTEWVKASVPHP, encoded by the coding sequence GTGGAAACATTTGGCGAGAAAACAACGACGACGGCACCTCCGGTAGCCGAACTGCACCTGCACATCGAAGGGACTCTCCAGCCAGAGCTGATCTTTGCCCTGGCCGAACGAAACGGCATTGACCTGCCGTATGAAGACATTGAAGAACTGCGCGAAAAGTACGAGTTCACGGACTTGCAGTCATTCCTGGACCTTTACTACGCCAACATGGCGGTCCTGAAAACCGAGCAGGACTTCACCGATATGACCCGCGCCTACCTCAAGCGCGCTGCGGCCGGGGGAGTCCGGCACGCGGAAATCATGATGGACCCGCAGGCCCACACGTCCCGCGGCATCGCCCTGGAGACCTGCGTGAACGGCGTTGCCACTGCGCTGGCCACCTCCGAGGAAGATTTTGGCGTATCCACCTTGCTGATCGCCGCGTTCCTGCGTGACATGTCCGAGGAGTCCGCTGTGGAAGTCCTTGAGCAACTCATTGCCATGAAAGCTCCGATCGCCGGCATCGGGCTGGACTCCGCGGAGGTGGGCAATCCGCCGTCGAAATTCGAACGCCTGTACCAGCGCGCCGGCGAAGCCGGCCTGCGCAGGATCGCCCACGCGGGTGAGGAGGGGCCGGCGTCGTACATCACCGAGGCCCTGGACATCCTCCATGTTGAGCGCATCGACCATGGCATCCGCTGCATGGAGGACTCCGACGTGGTGCAGCGCCTGGTTGTGGAGCAGATTCCCCTGACCGTGTGCCCCCTGTCCAACGTGCGCCTCCGTGCGGTGGATACGTTGGCGGACCATCCATTGCCTGAGATGCTGGCCATCGGTTTGAATGTGTCCGTGAACTCGGACGATCCTGCGTACTTTGGCGGTTACGTGGACGATAACTTTGAGCAGCTGGTGGACGTTCTGAAGTTCTCCGTCCCGGAGCAAGCCACGCTGGCTGTCAATTCCATCAAGTCATCCTTCGCAAGTGACGCCCGGAAGGCCGTACTGTTGGATGAAGTCACAGAGTGGGTTAAAGCCTCGGTTCCGCACCCGTAA
- a CDS encoding ArsR/SmtB family transcription factor codes for MDPVFKALADPTRRELLDELFREDGQSASALGARFEMTRFGVAKHLKLLEDAGLVVTRRRGREKLHFLNPVPIRLIHDRWVSKYAEPWAAALSDLKSRLESPMEKIFEIYIKTTPERLWEAITSSDIRSQYQFGNVFTSDWTPGGRFEMRNPRADEPLGEGQNIEVDPPRRLVQTMTALWGDDVKAEGTSRITWDIEPVGDSCHLTVTHDQLRDGANDQLYGGWPMILSGLKTWLETGEKLTTPGSLMYS; via the coding sequence ATGGACCCCGTGTTCAAAGCCCTGGCAGACCCCACCCGCAGAGAACTGCTGGACGAGTTGTTCCGCGAGGACGGTCAGTCAGCCTCCGCTCTCGGAGCCCGGTTCGAGATGACCCGCTTCGGCGTCGCCAAGCACCTCAAGCTTCTGGAGGATGCCGGCCTGGTGGTCACCCGCCGTCGGGGGCGCGAGAAACTGCACTTCCTGAATCCGGTACCCATCCGCCTCATCCACGACCGCTGGGTGAGTAAATACGCAGAACCATGGGCCGCTGCCCTCAGCGACCTCAAATCCAGATTGGAAAGTCCCATGGAAAAAATCTTCGAAATCTACATCAAGACCACCCCGGAACGGCTCTGGGAAGCCATCACCAGCTCCGACATCCGCAGCCAGTACCAGTTCGGCAACGTCTTCACCTCGGACTGGACACCAGGCGGCCGCTTCGAGATGCGGAACCCGCGGGCCGATGAGCCGCTGGGTGAGGGCCAGAACATTGAGGTGGACCCGCCCCGCAGGCTGGTGCAGACCATGACTGCGCTGTGGGGCGATGATGTGAAGGCCGAGGGGACCTCCCGCATCACGTGGGACATCGAACCCGTGGGCGATTCGTGCCACCTCACGGTTACGCATGATCAACTCCGCGACGGCGCCAATGACCAGCTGTACGGCGGTTGGCCCATGATCCTCTCCGGCTTGAAGACGTGGCTGGAAACAGGTGAAAAACTCACTACGCCCGGCTCGCTGATGTACAGCTGA
- a CDS encoding DinB family protein yields the protein MSSLPPGRADDVINQDARIQFDTFLNEHRRALNECLDDLTEEQARRRLVASRTTLLGLVKHVTFVERVWFDEAITCRSRADIGIPATPDESFILDDGDTIASIQKAHAEACEASRRAAAPLALDDLVLGNRRGPLPLRWVYLHMLRELAQHCGHADILREQVTG from the coding sequence ATGAGTTCACTTCCCCCGGGCCGCGCCGACGACGTGATTAACCAGGATGCGCGCATCCAGTTCGACACCTTCCTGAACGAGCACCGCAGGGCGCTCAACGAATGCCTGGACGATCTCACGGAAGAACAAGCACGACGACGGCTGGTCGCCTCACGAACCACGCTTCTGGGACTCGTGAAGCACGTGACATTCGTGGAACGGGTGTGGTTCGACGAAGCGATCACCTGCCGGTCCAGAGCCGACATCGGTATCCCGGCCACCCCGGATGAATCCTTCATCCTGGATGATGGCGACACCATAGCCAGTATTCAGAAAGCGCACGCCGAAGCCTGCGAGGCCTCGCGTCGGGCGGCCGCTCCCTTGGCGCTCGATGATCTGGTGTTGGGCAACCGGCGCGGCCCGCTGCCGCTCAGATGGGTGTACCTGCACATGCTGCGGGAGCTGGCGCAGCACTGCGGCCACGCGGATATTTTGCGGGAACAAGTCACCGGGTAG
- a CDS encoding GAF and ANTAR domain-containing protein: protein MYNPRPEQEALLNGYFLDLVLDSEDVEGFLGDLASFSAECLSRHQAPVSAGITVLRRKKSPAVASSDERARIMDELQNEYNGPCLTAMDQLASVLVSDLALEHRWPDYVNPASEQGVRSILSVPLLVEGETRAALNLYSENSNAFGADDVRRAEVFASHAAKSLRLALKIAQLSDARNDLAAAMQSRTIIDLAVGTIMAQNHCSQDEAFTILRTASSNRNIKLRHLARSIIEGVSSDRVTTHFEE from the coding sequence ATGTACAACCCGCGCCCGGAGCAGGAAGCTCTCCTCAATGGATACTTCTTGGACCTCGTTCTGGACAGCGAGGATGTTGAGGGTTTTCTGGGTGACCTGGCATCTTTTTCGGCCGAGTGCTTGTCCCGTCACCAAGCTCCTGTTTCCGCAGGCATCACCGTGCTGCGACGCAAAAAATCCCCCGCGGTAGCAAGCAGCGACGAGCGCGCGCGGATCATGGACGAGCTCCAGAATGAATATAACGGTCCGTGCCTCACCGCCATGGACCAACTTGCGTCCGTCCTGGTGTCCGATTTGGCCCTCGAGCATCGCTGGCCGGACTACGTGAATCCCGCTTCGGAGCAGGGAGTGCGGTCCATCCTGAGCGTGCCACTCCTTGTTGAGGGCGAGACGCGCGCGGCGCTGAACCTGTACTCCGAGAACTCCAATGCGTTCGGCGCGGATGATGTACGGCGTGCCGAGGTGTTCGCCTCCCATGCGGCCAAGTCCCTTCGGCTGGCCCTGAAGATCGCCCAGCTCAGCGATGCCCGGAATGACCTGGCGGCCGCCATGCAGTCACGGACCATCATCGATCTGGCGGTGGGAACCATCATGGCCCAAAACCATTGCAGCCAGGACGAGGCGTTTACCATCCTCCGGACAGCGTCCAGCAACCGCAACATCAAGCTGCGGCACCTGGCGCGTTCCATTATTGAGGGCGTTTCGTCG
- a CDS encoding HNH endonuclease signature motif containing protein, producing MGAIGQILARRARSPLADARRTDASRADLTLRPRPRRHVAGFIDTGATSPEVADGHLEQAAFSLESVRETISEDIRLFGVQDAADFAGKVEDLSRVLEYLQVVAAQAVERTRAETTSPLDDGYRNAAEFLRARLRIGISEAKRRLALAPDVLPGSSIIGQDIPARREILAAAVGSAEISSRSATIISNSLDKVRNLTDHQTLTRMEHALTTTAVQTDPDFVSKMAARWIDVIDHDGAEPSEEVLRQVQGAFLRRRRRHGLHHIEIFATTEQYETLTTAMNVATNPRLTTRAGSTGGEEDTAGETSSGPELDRRSRAQKLLNGLVGACGVAMTTGELPSNGGLRPQLTVTIGYQELFEQLTGPGTSTGTGTSTSTATFAGPIHPNTIRKIACDADILPVLLGSDSRVLDIGRATRIFPPHIRKAIVARDGGCAFPDCTIPVPWCEAHHVTYWSQGGTTGTDNGTLLCSHHHHLIHKEQWRIDMTTGVPWFVPPPHIDPRQSPRRNHHHHTPHRT from the coding sequence ATGGGAGCGATAGGGCAGATTTTGGCGCGGAGGGCACGTTCGCCCCTCGCCGATGCCCGCCGCACTGATGCGTCCCGCGCTGACCTGACACTGCGCCCTCGACCCCGCAGGCACGTGGCCGGCTTCATCGATACAGGAGCGACCTCCCCCGAAGTGGCGGACGGTCACCTCGAGCAGGCTGCGTTTTCCCTGGAGTCCGTCAGAGAGACCATTTCGGAAGACATCCGGTTGTTCGGGGTCCAGGACGCGGCCGACTTTGCCGGCAAGGTAGAAGACTTGTCGCGGGTCTTGGAGTACTTGCAGGTGGTAGCAGCCCAAGCCGTGGAACGGACCAGGGCAGAAACAACCAGCCCGTTGGATGATGGGTATCGCAACGCGGCTGAGTTCCTCAGGGCACGGCTGCGGATCGGCATCAGTGAGGCGAAGCGCAGGCTGGCCCTGGCCCCGGACGTCCTGCCGGGAAGCAGCATCATCGGTCAGGACATCCCTGCGCGGCGCGAAATCCTCGCTGCGGCTGTCGGATCGGCGGAAATTTCCTCCCGCTCGGCCACGATCATCAGTAATTCCTTGGACAAGGTCCGGAACCTCACTGACCACCAGACACTCACGCGGATGGAACACGCCCTGACCACCACCGCGGTCCAGACCGACCCGGACTTCGTCTCCAAAATGGCGGCACGCTGGATTGACGTCATTGATCACGACGGTGCTGAACCCTCCGAAGAGGTCCTCCGGCAGGTCCAAGGCGCCTTCCTCCGGCGTCGACGCCGTCACGGACTGCACCACATCGAAATCTTCGCCACCACCGAGCAATATGAAACCCTCACCACTGCCATGAACGTCGCCACCAACCCACGGCTCACTACCCGCGCGGGCAGCACAGGAGGCGAGGAAGATACTGCTGGCGAAACCTCTTCCGGCCCGGAACTGGACCGACGGTCCCGGGCGCAGAAACTCCTCAACGGCTTGGTGGGTGCCTGCGGCGTCGCGATGACCACCGGGGAGCTGCCCTCCAATGGTGGGCTCCGGCCCCAGCTCACCGTGACCATCGGTTATCAGGAACTCTTCGAACAACTGACGGGCCCGGGCACCAGTACCGGCACCGGCACCAGCACCAGCACCGCCACGTTCGCAGGCCCGATCCACCCCAACACCATCCGCAAAATCGCCTGCGACGCCGACATCCTCCCCGTCCTGCTCGGCAGCGACTCGCGTGTTCTGGACATCGGGCGCGCCACCCGGATCTTTCCGCCCCACATCCGCAAAGCGATCGTGGCCCGGGACGGCGGCTGTGCCTTCCCTGACTGCACCATTCCGGTGCCCTGGTGCGAAGCACACCACGTCACCTACTGGTCCCAGGGCGGCACCACTGGAACAGACAACGGCACCCTGCTCTGCAGCCATCACCACCACCTCATCCACAAGGAGCAGTGGCGCATCGACATGACAACCGGGGTCCCGTGGTTCGTTCCTCCACCCCACATCGACCCCCGCCAATCACCCCGACGGAACCACCACCACCACACACCCCACCGGACGTAG